In Thauera aromatica K172, one DNA window encodes the following:
- a CDS encoding sensor histidine kinase produces MIRHPALHRLPPAPRLARLALSCLLVAALLWAVHGYRFKAGTEELALHASQRLALLAASLDAELLRFESLPTVLAQHPGLQQLLQAPDDPVQVAAANALLEQVNERTGAGMLYLIDPAGRTLAASNWRRADSFVGENYAFRPYFRDALAGGSGKFFAVGATTQVPGFFIAHPVRAGGSITGVLAVKVELTQLETTWAAGGESVLVVDRHGVVALSSNPAWKFGTLAPLSPDSRAALAATRQYFTAALEPLPLVWREPGRALLGGREYVVGSRALGWVDWRMLMLLDTAPVRAAAWLAVLAAGLALCVLAVAGLYWALHARRLRERLAAQAELERTVAERTADLATTNAQLLREISERSATEQKLRGTQRALIEANRLAALGQMAAGVAHELNQPLAALRSFAGNSLTFLERGRLQPLRDNLNQIIGLIERMARLTSQLKVFASRQQTGGGSASAAQAMQVVAGWFRERLDAAGVELRIDASEVRLPLQPQALEQVLSNLVGNALDALAGCGDGVIAMGAARHGTQLCLEVADNGPGIPQELRERITQPFFSTKPLGQGLGLGLSIVSDLIEGSGGRLEIESGAGGGTVMRACWPQVAGTDGAGEGRAGEVE; encoded by the coding sequence CCTGCCTTGCACCGCCTCCCGCCGGCGCCCCGCCTGGCCCGCCTGGCGCTGTCCTGCCTGCTCGTGGCGGCGCTGTTGTGGGCGGTGCATGGCTATCGTTTCAAGGCCGGCACCGAGGAACTGGCGCTCCATGCGAGCCAGCGCCTGGCGCTGCTGGCGGCGAGTCTGGATGCGGAGCTGCTGCGCTTCGAGAGCCTGCCCACGGTGCTCGCCCAGCACCCCGGCCTGCAGCAGCTGCTCCAGGCGCCCGATGACCCGGTGCAGGTGGCGGCGGCGAATGCCTTGCTCGAGCAGGTCAATGAGCGTACCGGGGCCGGAATGCTGTACCTGATCGATCCCGCGGGCCGCACGCTGGCGGCGAGCAACTGGCGGCGGGCGGATTCCTTCGTCGGTGAAAACTACGCCTTCCGCCCTTATTTCCGCGATGCGCTCGCCGGCGGGAGCGGAAAGTTCTTCGCCGTCGGCGCCACGACCCAGGTTCCGGGCTTCTTCATCGCCCACCCGGTGCGCGCCGGCGGTAGCATCACTGGTGTGCTCGCGGTGAAGGTCGAGCTGACCCAGCTCGAAACCACGTGGGCCGCGGGCGGAGAGTCGGTGCTGGTCGTGGACCGCCACGGCGTGGTCGCGCTGTCGTCGAATCCGGCATGGAAGTTCGGCACCCTGGCGCCGCTGTCGCCGGATTCGCGCGCGGCGCTGGCGGCGACGCGGCAGTATTTCACCGCCGCGCTCGAACCGCTGCCGCTGGTCTGGCGCGAGCCCGGCCGTGCGCTGCTCGGCGGACGGGAATACGTCGTCGGCAGCCGTGCCTTGGGCTGGGTCGACTGGCGCATGCTGATGCTGCTCGACACCGCTCCGGTGCGTGCCGCGGCGTGGTTGGCGGTGCTCGCCGCGGGGCTGGCGCTGTGCGTGCTGGCGGTTGCCGGGCTGTACTGGGCGCTGCATGCGCGGCGCTTGCGCGAGCGCCTGGCGGCACAGGCCGAGCTCGAACGCACGGTGGCCGAGCGCACCGCCGACCTTGCCACGACCAACGCTCAGCTGTTGCGCGAGATCTCCGAGCGCAGCGCCACCGAACAGAAGCTGCGCGGCACCCAGCGTGCGCTGATCGAAGCCAACCGCCTTGCCGCCCTCGGCCAGATGGCCGCCGGCGTGGCGCACGAGCTGAATCAGCCGCTGGCGGCGCTGCGCAGCTTCGCCGGCAACAGCCTCACCTTTCTCGAGCGCGGCCGGCTCCAGCCGCTGCGCGACAACCTGAACCAGATCATCGGCCTGATTGAGCGCATGGCCCGGCTCACCTCGCAGCTCAAGGTATTCGCCTCGCGCCAGCAGACCGGCGGCGGTTCGGCGTCGGCGGCGCAGGCGATGCAGGTGGTGGCGGGCTGGTTCCGCGAGCGTCTGGACGCGGCCGGGGTCGAGCTGCGCATCGATGCCAGCGAGGTGCGTCTGCCGTTGCAGCCGCAGGCGCTCGAGCAGGTACTGTCGAACCTGGTCGGCAACGCACTCGATGCGCTCGCCGGGTGCGGTGACGGCGTCATCGCGATGGGCGCGGCGCGGCACGGGACGCAGTTATGCCTTGAAGTCGCCGACAATGGCCCGGGCATTCCGCAGGAGCTGCGCGAACGCATCACCCAGCCCTTCTTTTCCACCAAGCCGCTCGGCCAGGGCCTGGGCCTGGGACTGTCGATCGTCAGCGATCTGATCGAAGGCTCGGGTGGCCGTCTCGAGATCGAGTCCGGTGCGGGCGGGGGTACGGTGATGCGGGCGTGCTGGCCGCAGGTGGCAGGCACAGATGGCGCTGGCGAGGGCAGGGCAGGGGAGGTGGAATGA
- a CDS encoding sigma-54-dependent transcriptional regulator has protein sequence MNEHAIEGAVGVLYVEDDELVRMAGCQTFALADIEVEGLARAEPALARLGAERPVVLVTDVRLPGMDGMSLLKRAQALDPDLPVILVTGHGDVDMAVEAMRLGAYDFIEKPFAPERLVEVVRRAIEKRRLVLENRALKTRLARASGPDGLLGDSAAMQRVRDLVADLADTDVDILIVGETGTGKERVARALHDAGRRSRGHFVAVNCAALPESVFESEMFGVEPGAFTGATRSRAGKIEHADGGTLFLDEIEGMALQLQAKLLRVLQERVVERLGSNRLIPVDCRVIAATKLDLAAEAAAGRFRADLYYRLNVVPIVLPALRERREDIPALFAAFCLQAAERYRRPQPALTVEVFDWLMAQAWPGNVRELQHAAERFVLGLWRPAAGPAGEGSGLAQRVAAFEAALIESALRRSAGDVAGAAEALAVPRKTLYDKIAKFGIQVADFRGSPSPS, from the coding sequence ATGAACGAGCATGCGATCGAGGGGGCGGTCGGTGTCCTCTACGTCGAGGACGACGAGCTGGTGCGGATGGCGGGGTGCCAGACTTTCGCCCTCGCCGACATCGAAGTCGAGGGCCTGGCACGCGCCGAGCCGGCGCTCGCCCGCCTCGGCGCCGAGCGCCCGGTGGTGCTGGTGACCGATGTCCGACTGCCAGGGATGGACGGCATGAGCTTGCTGAAACGGGCGCAGGCGCTCGATCCCGACCTGCCGGTGATCCTCGTCACCGGCCACGGCGACGTCGACATGGCGGTCGAGGCGATGCGGCTGGGGGCCTACGACTTCATCGAGAAGCCGTTCGCCCCCGAGCGCCTGGTGGAAGTGGTGCGCCGTGCGATCGAGAAGCGCCGTCTGGTGCTCGAGAACCGCGCGCTCAAGACCCGGCTGGCGCGAGCCTCAGGGCCGGATGGGCTGCTCGGCGACAGCGCGGCGATGCAACGGGTGCGGGATCTGGTTGCGGACCTGGCCGACACCGACGTCGACATCCTGATCGTGGGCGAGACCGGCACCGGCAAGGAGCGCGTCGCGCGCGCCCTGCACGATGCCGGGCGGCGCAGCCGCGGCCACTTCGTCGCGGTCAATTGTGCCGCCCTGCCCGAGAGCGTGTTCGAGAGCGAGATGTTCGGCGTCGAGCCGGGGGCTTTTACCGGCGCCACCCGCAGCCGTGCGGGCAAGATCGAGCATGCCGACGGCGGCACCCTGTTCCTCGACGAGATCGAGGGCATGGCGCTGCAACTGCAGGCGAAGCTGCTGCGCGTGCTCCAGGAGCGGGTGGTCGAGCGCCTGGGCTCGAACCGGCTGATTCCGGTGGACTGCCGGGTGATTGCCGCGACCAAGCTCGATCTGGCCGCAGAGGCGGCGGCCGGGCGCTTTCGCGCCGATCTCTATTACCGCCTCAACGTCGTGCCGATCGTCCTGCCTGCGCTACGCGAGCGTCGTGAAGACATTCCCGCGCTGTTTGCCGCGTTCTGCCTGCAGGCGGCCGAGCGCTACCGCCGGCCGCAGCCGGCGCTGACGGTCGAGGTGTTCGACTGGCTGATGGCACAGGCGTGGCCGGGCAACGTGCGCGAGTTGCAGCATGCCGCCGAACGCTTCGTGCTCGGCCTATGGCGACCGGCGGCGGGCCCGGCGGGCGAGGGCAGCGGGTTGGCGCAACGCGTCGCTGCGTTCGAGGCCGCGCTGATCGAAAGCGCCCTGCGCCGCAGTGCGGGTGACGTCGCAGGCGCGGCCGAAGCACTCGCCGTGCCGCGCAAGACGCTGTACGACAAGATCGCCAAGTTCGGCATCCAGGTTGCGGATTTCCGCGGCTCCCCGTCCCCCTCCTGA
- a CDS encoding ferritin-like domain-containing protein: MSYSMPVFLAHAIAMEREAAERYLELADMMEAHNNLEVAALFRDMVRYSTMHGDSIAERAGKLELPKLQSWQYRWVAPTEVGDEEGFDYTMNAYQALEYARENEARAMNFYRTVAEKSADAEIKRLAMEFAAEEADHTSALDKMLAQTLRP, encoded by the coding sequence ATGTCCTATTCGATGCCCGTATTTCTTGCCCACGCGATCGCCATGGAGCGGGAGGCCGCCGAGCGCTATCTGGAACTGGCCGACATGATGGAAGCGCACAACAACCTCGAAGTCGCGGCGCTGTTCCGCGACATGGTGCGCTACTCGACGATGCACGGCGATTCGATCGCGGAGCGTGCCGGCAAGCTCGAGCTGCCCAAGCTCCAGTCCTGGCAGTACCGCTGGGTGGCGCCGACCGAAGTCGGCGACGAAGAGGGTTTTGACTACACGATGAATGCCTACCAGGCGCTCGAGTACGCGCGCGAGAACGAGGCCCGGGCGATGAACTTCTATCGCACCGTCGCCGAAAAGAGCGCCGACGCCGAGATCAAGCGCCTGGCGATGGAGTTCGCTGCCGAAGAAGCCGACCACACTTCGGCGCTGGACAAGATGCTCGCGCAGACCTTGCGTCCGTGA